The Drosophila biarmipes strain raj3 chromosome 2L, RU_DBia_V1.1, whole genome shotgun sequence genome has a window encoding:
- the LOC108034694 gene encoding facilitated trehalose transporter Tret1 — protein sequence MLLLNIFQSGIFQPEYRRQLLVSLSATLITFCHGIALGWLSPMLPKLLSPEQTPLTFHIDVAEASWLGAVISIGGITGNFSFSYLMNRFGRKVSIYALAVPHTCIWFLFYFAQNIEMLYVARVCAGLTGGGMFVVLPIFIGEIADNSIRGRLCSFFTLTMNTGILVGFVVSSHVAYHVIPCAVVGLPLLYVFLATRYPEPPQQLIRWQREEEAERSLRFYRRCDGPNVSKEAERDYQKQLDEMRLAIQQQNKESDDNGLSLADFLTKRSLKALATGLVLMIANIFTGTFAFNNYMSNIFDAVHTQLDPNTNTIIIGAVQILGTLASIYLVDRYGRKILLIISCAGSGIGTSAFGLYAFYAEEQEVDLSAYSAWLPVTLMAFIIFIANVGVISVTMVVLVEILPQKIRAVATSFCLGCLSFFAFTSLKTFPLMMFHLGLAATMWFCGAVSAICLFYVVVCLEETKGRSMYD from the exons ATGCTGCTGCTCAACATATTCCAATCGGGCATCTTCCAGCCGGAATACCGCCGCCAACTGCTGGTCTCTTTGAGTG CCACGCTGATAACCTTCTGCCACGGCATCGCCCTCGGCTGGCTGTCGCCCATGCTGCCCAAGCTGCTGTCCCCCGAGCAGACGCCCCTGACCTTCCACATCGACGTGGCGGAGGCCTCCTGGCTGGGCGCCGTCATCAGCATCGGTGGCATTACGGGGAACTTCTCCTTCTCCTATCTGATGAACCGATTCGGTCGGAAGGTCTCGATTTACGCCCTCGCCGTCCCGCACACG TGCATATGGTTCCTGTTCTACTTCGCCCAGAACATCGAGATGTTGTATGTGGCGCGGGTGTGCGCCGGTCTGACTGGCGGTGGCATGTTCGTGGTGCTGCCCATTTTCATTGGCGAAATCGCCGACAACAG CATTCGCGGTCGCCTGTGCTCCTTCTTCACGCTCACAATGAACACGGGCATATTGGTGGGCTTCGTGGTGTCCTCGCACGTCGCCTACCATGTGATCCCCTGCGCCGTGGTGGGTCTGCCGCTGCTGTACGTGTTTCTTGCCACCCGGTACCCGGagccgccgcagcagctgATCCGCTGGCAGCgcgaggaggaggcggagcgCTCCCTGCGCTTCTATCGCCGGTGCGATGGGCCCAATGTGTCTAAGGAGGCGGAGCGGGACTATCAGAAGCAGCTGGACGAGATGCGCCTGGCCATCCAGCAGCAGAACAAGGAGTCCGACGACAATGGTCTCTCCCTCGCCGACTTCC TTACCAAGCGCTCCTTGAAGGCCCTGGCCACTGGCCTGGTTCTGATGATAGCCAACATCTTCACGGGCACCTTCGCCTTCAACAACTACATGTCCAACATCTTTGACGCGGTGCACACCCAGTTGGATCCCAATACGAACACCATTATCATCGGAGCCGTGCAGATCCTGGGCACGCTGGCCAGCATTTATCTGGTGGATCGCTATGGGCGCAAGATCCTGCTGATAATTTCCTGTGCCGGCAGTGGCATTGGCACCTCTGCCTTTGGACTCTACGCCTTCTAtgcggaggagcaggaggtggACCTTTCGGCCTACTCCGCCTGGCTGCCCGTCACCCTGATGGCCTTCATCATCTTCATCGCCAACGTGGGCGTCATTTCGGTGACcatggtggtgctggtggagATCCTGCCGCAAAAGATCCGGGCGGTGGCCACCAGCTTCTGCCTGGGCTGCCTCAGCTTCTTCGCCTTCACCTCGCTGAAGACCTTCCCGCTGATGATGTTCCACCTGGGCCTGGCGGCCACCATGTGGTTCTGTGGCGCCGTCAGCGCCATCTGCCTCTTCTACGTGGTGGTCTGTCTGGAGGAGACCAAGGGTCGCTCCATGTATGACTAA